The Crassaminicella indica genomic interval GCAAAATAAATTTAGGACATCAGCTTTTGTGACTGTATTGATGATTTTAATATTTGCAGTAGTTTCAGTAGGGAGTTATGCACCTGTAAAGGAAATTGTATTTAATACAGAAGGGAATACAAAAGCTTATATACAGAGCAATAATTTTATTTATACATTGGCTAATCTAACGAGATATTTAAAAAAATCAAAACTAGAAGGCAAGGACTGGTATAACTATAGATATGAAGAATTAAAAAGCATTAAGTATTATATAAGCAATAAGGATAAAGCAATTAGTATAAGCAACATGTCAGATGTTACAGAAAATGAAGTGCAAGAGCAAATAAATAAAAGTCAGTTTTATATGCATGTGAAAATAGATGAAAATGGAAATCCTAAAATAGAAAGTTCATTAGGAGAAAAATTTAATAAATCTGCATTTATAGATGGATTAAATTTAAGACATGTAAAGAAAATGGAATATGCTAATTTAGATATTTTATATATTGTTCCGAAAAATTTAGACAACTATAACGATATATTTATATATAATATAAAAGATTTTTCTATAATGTCATATTGTATATTAATTTTAGCAATAGGAGCATTAAGCATCATTATTTTAAGTATTATAGCTTTTTCTATACCTTATGATATACAAAGGGAAATACCTATTTGTAGGTTTTTTAATAAAATGTTTTTAGAATTTAAGGGACTATTTTGGCTTGGATTTATTTGCTGTGTTTGTATAGGAGGGATATACTATTTTGATAATAGCCTAGAAGGATGGTCTAAATTTATAGATATCATCTATAGCACTAATGTATATTTTTACCTTATATTAATTCCTATAACCTTTGTATTATACTTACTTATTTATTTAAGTATTGTATATATAAAATATATTTATCATACAGGATTTAAAAAAGGTTTTATTGAAAACAGTATTTTAGGCAAAATATGTATTTACATTTTTAGGAAAATAAAAAAGACATTTCAAGAAATAATAAAGATAGATGTAACGAAGGATATTCATAAAAAACTTATTATAATATTAGGGATCAATTTAATAGCACTATGGATTATTGCACTGTTTGGACCATTCGGAATTGTTTTAGGAGGTATTTATACTCTGTTTTTATTTAAATATTTGTTAAAGCTTATACTTAAGGTAAAGGCTTTAAATGATGCGAGCAAGAAGCTTAGTGAAGGAGATTTTAATATCGCCTTTGAAGAAAATATGGGCATATTTAGTCCTATATGTGAGAATTTAAACAATATTAAAGATGGATTTAAAGTAGCAATTGATAAAGAAATAAAAAGCCAGCAGATGAAAACAGAGCTTATTTCAAATGTTTCTCATGACCTTAAAACTCCACTTACATCTATTATTACTTATATTGATTTATTGAAAAAAGAAGAGATTAAAGATGAAACACAAAAGGAGTATATAAATATCCTTGATAGAAAATCAAAGCGGTTAAAGGCACTTATAGAAGATTTATTTGAGGCAAGCAAGGCGAGTAGTGGGAATATTGACCTTAATTTAGAAAAGTTAGATGTAGTCGCTTTATTTAGGCAAACATTAGGAGAGATGGAAGAAAAAATTAATCAAAGTACACTTCAAATGAAAATGAAGCTACCAGAAAATAAAGTTATTTGTGAACTGGATGGCAGAAGAACCTATAGAGTTTTTGAAAATATTATGAGTAATATCTTAAAATATGCGATGCCTCATTCAAGAGTATATATAGATGCTTTAGAAGATGAAAAAGAAATAAGCTTTATATTCAAAAATATTTCAGCTTATGAAATGAATTTTGATGCAGATGAGATAACAGAGCGTTTTACAAGGGGAGATAAATCTAGAAATACGGAAGGATCAGGACTAGGACTTGCAATTGCAAAAAGTCTTATGGAGCTTCAAAATGGAAATTTATCAATCACTATAGATGGAGATTTGTTTAAATTGATTGTTACATTTCAAAAATCGGAAAATATATAAATAAATCAGAAGATAATAAAGGTAACACAGAGTGTGTTATCTTTATATGTTTATTCGTAAGCGTCAAACTATAGACACATAGGAATACCAAAATTTATAAGAGCTAATACTTCTATAAAAATTATGGAGGTGTTATCTATTTTAAAATTGATAACTAAATCATATGAATGGAAGTAGTCAGTTTGTTTAGAATTATAATATCTATTCAAAAAGATTCCATAAGTAGTTCTATATTGGGTTTTGTTATATAATATAAAAAGTGGAAATTTAAAACAAAGAAAATGGAGGTATACATGAAAAATAAATCTTTTTTAAATGGTGCATTTATTTTAGCTGCAGCTGGTATTATTTCAAAATTTATTGGCTTTTTTTTTAAAGTACCTATAACTAGATTAATTGGTGCTGAAGGGTTAGGTTTATACAATTATCCTTACAATCTTTATAGTGCTATGCTTGCAATATCAATTACAGGTTTACCAGTAGCAATATCCAAGCTTGTTTCAGAAAGAATTGCGCTAAAGCAATATAGAGCTGTCCATAAAGTTTTTAAAGTAGCATTGATTTTGATGAGTTTTGTAGGGATATCTACTTCAGCTGTTCTATTTGTAGGAAGTAAAATTATAGTAAATAAATTTTGGCCTCCAGGAGCATATTATCCACTAATGGGATTAGTATTTGCACCTATATTTGTAGCCTCCATGTCAGTATTTAGGGGGTATTTTCAAGGAATGCAGTTGATGATGCCAACAGCTATTTCACAGATTTTTGAATCTTTTGGAAGATTAATAGTTGGATTAGGGTTAGCTTATTTTTTGGTTAATAAAGGAATACCTTATGCAGCTGGTGGTGCATCATTTGGAGCAACAGCTGGAGCTATATTAGGTTTAATAGTTCTTATCATTTCATATCTCAAAATACATTCTAAATTAAATAAAAATATTCAGAAATATAAAGTGATAGAAAAAGAAGAATCTTCCATATTTATTATAACTAAGATTTTATCAATATCTGTACCTATATCAATTGGTGCTGTAGCTAGTTCAATGATGTCTTTAATCGATTCATTAATGATTAATTCTAGACTTTTAATTGCGGGATTTTCTGTAAAAGAGGCTTCTGTATTATATGGTCAGTTAGGAGCTGCAAATACACTTATAAATTTTCCTCTTACTGTAAGTATTGCTATTGCAGCTAGCATTGTACCTGTAATTTCTGAGGCTAAGGTTCATGAAAATTATTATGAAATACGACAAAAATTAGAAGAAGGAATAAAAATGGGTTTTTACATTGGATTACCAGCAACAATGGGACTTTTTATTTTAGCTGATCCTATTTTAGCCTTTATATTTCCAACAATCAATGGAGGGGGAAAACTACTTCAGTTGCTTGCAGTAGCTTTAGTTTTTATAACATTAAATCAAATATTAACAGGAGCTTTACAAGGATTTGGAAAGGTTATGATTCCAGTAAAAAATCTTTTTTTAGGTTCAGTAGTCAAGGTTATAGTAAGTTATTTTTTAACCATTCAACCTGCATATAATATAAAAGGTGCAGCTATAGGAACAATAACAGGGTACATTATCGCTTTATTATTGAACTATAAAGATATTAAAAAATATACTAAGATTAAACTTAAAGTCAATGATATTTTTATAAAACCTATAGTGTCTGTAATAGGTATGTCACTTGCCGTATTCTATACATTTAACTATTGGAGTGGAGTACTTAATAGTAATAATATAGCTACTTTAATATCTATATTAGCAGGGGCTATTGTATATGGTACGATACTTCTTTGTGTTGGAGGTATAAAGATAAAGGATGTTTTAATGATTTTTAATAGGAAATAGAAATGATTTTTTAATTATTAAGGAGCTTGACCGTTTTGGAAGAAATGCTGTTGAAATATAGAAAGAATTATCAAAGTTGAAAGATACAGGAGTTAAGGTAATAATCTTAGATATGCCCTACTTAAATAGCTTCTCAAATGACGATGGATTTAATGGTACAAGATATAATGCTTACGGTGTACTCTTATATGGCTCAGATGGAACGAGAAAAAATCTCTCAAAGGGTTGGAATGGCTGTCGCAAAATCGAAAGGGAAACAAATTGGGCGAAAAAAGTTTACAGAGAAAGATTTGCCAAAATGCTTTGAAAAGAACTATTTTTTTATATTCTGAGACAACTTCTTGTTGATTTCAGTTTCAATTTGATCATTTGCTTCTTTACATATCTTATTTAGATCTCTAAAAAAAGTTTCTGTGACTTTTGGAAATACAATATTTCTAGGTAACAAATTATTGTCATCATAATAATCTAAAAAATAAATAACGTCATTTTCTTTAGCTAAATTAGTTATTTTTCTTATAGTTTTTGACTGTTCACTAAATAAAGATATATTTTTTTCTTTGAGTAAATATTCTAGATTTTTTAAATATCTACCAACTTCATATATTGTAATATTTGACGTTCCAAATTTAGGATTTAAAAGATCATATTTAGAAAGTGCAATATTTGTTCTAAATATTTTGTCTTTCAAATACTCAATCTTTTTTTCTATTTTGTTGAGCTTGTTTATTTCTAACTCATTTTTTGAAAGTAATATATTATCTAAATCTTCAAGTGTATCAATTATAATATATAAAATACCAGTAAAATTATATTTTATAAATCTGTTAGTGTCTTTTGTTTTTTGTATTAAATTATTTGTAAAAAAAATATTTAAGAAAATAGAACAAAGTAAAATACAAATTAATAACCTATTATTTTTCATAGAGACTCCTTTCGTGTAATATAGAATAATCCAAAGTTTTATTGTTTGGCATACTATTAATAGTATACTAAGCATTAGTTTAACATGTAATTATTATCTAATTATAACATAAATGTATTCCATTTATTAACAAATATTCTCTTTCAGATGGCAGATGTAGCTTTAAATAATCCTGATGGAATAATAAAAGAAGTCCTATTTCCCATTGTTAGTGAAAAAACTTTAAGTGCTTTGATTAAAGAATTTAAAAATACTGGTTCTGCATATCGTAAAAAAGTATATACAGTTATGAGATCTTTATATGGTAGACATTATCGGCGTATGGTTCCTGAGATATTAAATACATTGGATTTTTTTCGGTGTGATTTTCGCCGCAATTAATTTGAAATATAGTATATGTAAGTATCAATTGGTGAATAATAAAGGTGAAATCATATCAAACTTTGTTTTAAAATTAACAAATAAAAAATGTTAAAATATAAACAAACAAAAACCTTGTAAAATAAATTTTTTAAGCTAAAAAACGAGTGAAATGCATTAAATAAAGCACAAAACGCAAAAACAAATGGTCAGAATGGAAATAAAATGAAAAAATAATACTTGAACGATATAAAACTTTGTGATAATATTAACATATAATTTAAATCAAATAATTTTTCAGATAAAAAATATTAGAAAAATAGACTAGAAACAAAAGTTTTTGATTCTAAAAAGCAAAAAATATATTTTTTTTAAAAAATAATGTTAAAAAATTAACAAATCGATCCGATAAGATTGGATTGGTAAATAAAAAATATTTTAATAGAAAGAGGGTTTTTATATGTTAGTGACAACTACAAAGGAACTAATGAAAAAATTAAAAGAGATTAAGGAAGCTCAGAGGAAATTTGCTAATTACTCTCAAGAGCAGGTTGATGAAATATTCAGACAAGCGGCTATGGCAGCAAATAATGCAAGAATAAAGCTTGCAAAAATGGCAGTAGAAGAAACTGGAATGGGTATTGTAGAAGATAAGGTTATTAAGAACCATTTTGCTTCAGAATATATTTACAATAAATATAAAGAAGAAAAAACTTGTGGTGTTATTGAGCGCGACCACGCTTTTGGGATTACAAAGGTTGCAGAGCCAATTGGTGTTGTGGCAGCTATTGTACCTACTACCAATCCAACCTCTACAGCTATATTTAAAGCGCTTATTGCTTTAAAAACTAGAAATGGAATTATATTTTCACCACATCCAAGAGCTAAAAAATCAACTATTGCCGCTGCAAAAATTGTTCTAGAAGCAGCAGTAAATGCTGGAGCACCAAAGGGAATTATAGGATGGATTGATGAGCCTTCTGTAGAGCTTTCACAATGTGTAATGAAAGAAGCAGATATGATTTTAGCTACTGGTGGACCAGGAATGGTTAAAGCTGCATATTCATCAGGAAAACCAGCTATAGGGGTAGGTGCAGGAAATACACCTGCGATTATAGATGAAACTGCTCATATAAAAATGGCAGTAAACTCAATTCTTCTTTCAAAAAGCTTTGATAATGGTGTGATCTGTGCTTCAGAACAATCTGTTTTAGTAATGGAAGAAGTATATGAGAAGGTGAAGAAGGAGTTTATAGAAAGAGGTGCTTATTTATTAAAAGAAGATGAAATTGATAAAGTAAGAAAGGTTATATTGATAAATGGTTCGCTTAATGCAAAGATTGTTGGCCAACCAGCTTATCAGATAGCTAAGATGGCAGGAATCAAAGTGCCAGAAGCTACAAAGGTTTTAATAGGAGAGGTTGAATCTGTAGAGCTTGAAGAACCATTTTCTCATGAAAAACTATCTCCTGTTCTTGCAATGTATAAGGTGAAAAGCTTTGATGAAGCTCTTGAAAAAGCAGCAAGACTTGTAGAATTAGGTGGTTTTGGTCATACTTCTGTATTATATACAGATCAAGTTCAATCGCAGGACAGAATAGAAAGATTTGGTGCAGCTATGAAAACAGGAAGAACGATTATAAATATGCCTTCTTCTCAAGGTGCTATAGGAGATATTTATAATTTTAAGTTAGCTCCTTCACTAACTCTTGGCTGTGGTTCATGGGGAGGAAATTCTGTATCAGAAAATGTTGGGGTAAAGCATCTTCTAAACATTAAAAACGTGGCTGAGAGGAGAGAAAATATGCTTTGGTTTAGAGTTCCTGAGAAAATTTATTTTAAATATGGATGTCTTGGGGTTGCGTTAAAAGAATTGAAGGATATGGGCAAAAAGAAGGCATTTATTGTAACTGATAAGGTGCTTTACGATTTAGGATTTGTTGATGAAATTACAAGGGCATTAGATGAAATAAAAATTGATTATAAAGTATTTTCTGATGTGCAGCCAGATCCAACATTAGCTACTGCTAAAAAAGGTGCAGAGGAAATGAAAAGCTTTAAGCCAGATACAATCATTGCGTTAGGTGGAGGCTCTCCTATGGATGCTGCTAAGATTATGTGGGTAATGTATGAACATCCAAAAGTGAGATTTGAAGATTTAGCGATGAGATTTATGGATATAAGAAAAAGAGTATATAGATTCCCTAAAATGGGTGAAAAAGCTATGATGGTAGCTATACCTACTTCAGCAGGTACAGGATCAGAGGTTACTCCTTTTGCAGTTATAACAGATGAAAAAACAGGTGTGAAGTATCCACTAGCTGATTATGAGTTAACGCCAGATATGGCTATAGTAGATGCAGAATTGATGATGAACATGCCAAAAGGACTTACAGCAGCTTCAGGAATTGATGCTTTGACACATGCTTTAGAAGCTTATGTTTCAGTACTTGCTTCAGAATATACGAATGGATTAGCTTTAGAAGCTATCAGATTAATATTTAAATATCTGCCACAAGCTTATGAAGAAGGTTCAAAAAATATAAAAGCTAGAGAAAAGATGGCTCACGCTTCAGCTATGGCAGGGATGGCTTTTGCGAATGCTTTCTTAGGAGTATGTCATTCAATGGCTCATAAATTAGGAGCTATGCATCATATTGCACATGGTGTAGCTAATGGATTATTGATAAGTGAAGTGATTAGATTTAATGCAGTAGATAATCCAAGAAAGCAAGCTGCATTTCCACAATATAAATATCCAAATGCAAAATGGAGATATGCTAGAATAGCTGATTATCTAAATTTAGGTGGAAATACAGATGAAGAAAAGGTAGCATTATTGATCAAGGCTATTGATGAATTAAAATCTAAGGTGAATTTACCAAAGACAATTAGTGAAGCAGGAGTTTCTAAACACAAATTCTATGCTACTTTAGATGAAATGAGTGAGCAAGCTTTTGATGATCAATGTACAGGAGCTAATCCAAGATATCCATTGATTAGTGAGATAAAGCAAATGTATATAAATGTTTTTGAAGGATCAAAAAAAGAAGACAAAAAATAATCTCCAGTTGTCTGGAGATTATTTTTTATGAATAAATATCAGAAAACTCAATTTTTATTTTTTCTACATTGGTTCTTTTTGAAAAATCATCTTTTTGAGTAGTATTTTTTTCTTCAGGGACAAATTTTACTGGCAATGTAACTATAAATTCTGTTCCTTTACCGTATATGCTTTTTGCAGAAATATTTCCATCATGCATTTCTACTAAGGATTTTACAAGAGACAGTCCTATGCCGCTTCCTTCATGACTTCTGCTTAGTAGAGGGTCTACCTGCTTAAACCTTTCAAATATTTTTCCTATTTTATCCTTTGGAATACCAATCCCCGTATCCTTTACACAAATTTGAATTTTATCTTTCTTATCATAAATATTTACTTGTATAGTATCTCCTTTATGTGTAAATTTTACTGCATTAGAAATAAGGTTGAGCATAATTCTTTCGATTTTTTCTTCATCAAAAGCCATAAATTTTTCTTCTATATCTGTATCAAATATAAGGCTTCTTCCTTTGCTTTCTACATATTCAACAGTAGATAATGTGATATTTTCAACAACCTCTATAAGATTTTTATTTTTTAAATTTAGCTTCATGTAACCAGAATCTATTTTTGTAATGTCAATCAAGTTATTGACTAATCTTAAAAGCCGATAGCAATTTTGATGAATGATATTTATATGATGGGTCAACTTTTTACCTGTAATAACTGCATTTTCATTTTTTGCATAAAAAGAAAATAATTGTGTTGTTGATAAAATCATGTTTATAGGGGTTTTTAGTTCATGAGAGATATTTGAGAAAAATTCTGTTTTTATATGATCATGACTAATGATTTTTTGTAGCAATCTTTTGTTTTCGTTGAGCATATGATTGAAGCTGTCTGACAATATACCAATTTCATCTTTGCTTTTTATATCAGAATAAACAGTTAAATCACCTTTGCTGACGGTTTCCATATAATCTTTCAATTTATTGATAGGCTTTACTAATGTATTTGCAACAAATAAAGATACTATAACGCATATTAAGGATACTAATATGCCTATGAATAATGTCGTCTTAAGAATAGCTATGGAAGAAGATTTCAAATCATCATAGTTAGCTGTTGCAATTATGTATAAGTCCCAAGGTTTAAAATATTTATAAGCAGCCATTTTATAAACTCCTTGAAATTCATATTCTATAATGCCATTTTTTGTTTTGAATATTTTTTGAGAAAAATCAAAGGAGGATAAATTTTCTCCTTTGATTTTTGGATGAACAAGAACATCTCCTTTTGAATTCATTATATAGACATAGCCTGTTTTTCCAATTTTTATATTATTCAAGGTTTTTTCTAAATAAGAATTAATTCCTTTATAGCCTAAAGCTATAGCTCCTATAACCTTTTTATTTTTATCAAGAAGAGGCTTGTAGCCTGTTATTAACCAATCATCTCCAACTAAATGACTGCCGTAATAGGTTTCGTTATTTATTATTTTTTTATATATATTATATTGAATAGAATTACATTGATCATGATAATTACTAGCTATGCTTGTTCCTATAGCTCTTTTACCATTAATCTTTAAATTTGTAGAAACACGTATTAATTCATTATTATGCAGTAAAAATACAGAATAGATAGCTCCAATTGATTCTTTTATGCTGTTGCTTAGAGTAGTGTCTAATGTTAGATTGGTATTGCCAGCGTATAAGGCTGGCAATTTATAGTTTCCGAGTTGAATTTGTTCTTTATTCTCGATTCTTATTTCCCCTAAATTGTTTAGTAGTTCTTCTATATAATGCAAATCGGTCCACACTTTTTCTGAGAGGAGATCGTTTCGAACGCTGACCATGTTGTGAATTAATTCTACAGTCCCTTTGCTTTTTTCAGTTACTTCACGAAAAACTGCACTGTGAGATTTATTACCTATTAAAAAACCTAATATACCTACTGAAAATACAATTAACAATACATAGCTAATTATTAGTTTGGATTTGATACTCATAGACTTAACCTCGGCTTTCTATTATTTAATAGTAGAGCTGGGATGCTCGCTTTTTCTAAAATTCTACATATTACTACAAAATCCTTTTCTATTTAAACTGCTTTTGCTATCTTTTATATAAATTTAGTTAGGAATAATCGAGAATTACATGAAATACAATTATAAGAGTGTACCTTATATGTATAGAAATCTGCAATTATGATATAATATTCTATCATAAGTTTTTAGGAGGGTAAAAAAGTGAAATCTTTACCTATTGGTGTGTTTGATTCAGGGCTTGGAGGTATTAGTGTATTAAAAGAAATGAAAAAACTAATGCCTCATGAGGATTTTATATATTATGGAGATTCAAAAAATATTCCTTATGGAAAAAAAACGAAAGAAAGATTAAAAGAGCTTTGCTTTCAAATAGGTGATTATTTTATAGAGCGGGGAGTCAAAGCAATTGTTATTGCATGTAATACAGCTACGAGTGCCGCGGTAAATGAATTTAGGGAGAGATATAGTATTCCTATAATAGGAATAGAACCAGCATTAAAGCCTGCTGTTGAAAGATGCAATGGTGGAAAGATTGTTGTTCTTGCTACAGAGGTTACATTAAGAGAAGAAAAATTTTACAGACTCATGAATAAATATACAGATCAAGCAGAAATCATTAAAATGCCTGCTCCTAAGCTTGTAACACTTGTAGAGCAGGGAAGCATAGGCGGCAAAGAAGCAGAAGATGCTGTAGGAGAGCTTTTTAAAAATATAAATATAAATGAAGTAGATTCTATTGTATTAGGATGTACTCATTATCCTTTTTTAAACAATACATTTAAAAAAGTATTAGGAGAGAATATTACATTGATTGATGGAGGACTTGGGACAGCACAGCACCTTCAAGATATTCTTGCTGAAAGAGGATGGTTAAAAAATAGTAATGAAAATGGGAGTATTGAGATTATCAATTCATCTAATGATCAAAGGTTGATTGAACTTTCTTATAAGCTTCTCAATATTAATGAATAAATATAATTTTTATTTGGGATAACGAATGAATTGTCTGAAAGTTGTTTCGTATTGTCATGATACGCAAAATTTGATATCCTATAAACGAAGGTAATGTTTAGGAGTTGACTCAATGAAAGAGCTAGATTTTGCTAAGGATGTGTTAGAGAAGGAAGCATATACTTTAGTTATTGTAAAAGAGGGAAAAGTAATTTTTTCAAGTAAAGATAAAGGGATTAAGCCTATGTATACAGCTGTATACAGTATAAAGGAAAAACTTGAAGGAGCAAGTGTTGCTGACCGAATAATCGGAAGAGCTGCTGCTATACTATGTAAGTATGCAAAGATTAAAGCACTGTATACAAAGGTTATTTCAGATAGTGCTGTGAGTGTATTGAAAAACAGTGATATTTTATTTCGTTATGAAGAAAAGTCTTTATACATAAAAAATCGAGATCAGACAGGTATTTGTCCAGTAGAACAGCTGTCACAGGACATAGATAATCCGATAATTTTGATAGATAGAATAAAAAGCTTTTTAGAAGATAGAAAAAAAGAAAATATATGATCATATATAAGCAGTGATATGAAATCATTGCTATGAGAAAGAATTCTCAATAGGTTGTAAATCAATAAATGAATTTTAAAAGAAAATAAAATATTATGAAAATAAAACCATGAAGGGATTTCCATAAAGGATGCTTTCATGGTTATTTTTGTTAGGAGGAGTAAAAATGAATAAAAATTTAAAAACAAAAGAGTTGATGTTAAGTGGGTTATTACTTGCTATAGGGATTTTACTGCCAATGATTTTTCACAGTGTAGGAATTATGGGGAAAGTATTTTTACCTATGCATATTCCTGTTTTAATAGGAGGATTTTTACTATCACCTTATTTAGCTTTTATTTTAGGGGTTATTACACCAGTAATAAGTGGAGCACTTACAGGTATGCCGATCATGTTTCCTATGGCAATTATTATGGCTTTTGAATTAGGAACATATGGGTTGATAGCTTCTTTAGCTGTTAGAAGGATAGAATTGTCTGTTATTCCTTCTCTTATAACAGCTATGATTTTTGGAAGAATCGTAGCAGGTGTTGTTGTATTCTTTTTAGCTCAGTTTTTTGGGCTGAAAATGAATCCACTTATTTTTATCAAAGGTGGAATTATTACAGGTCTTCCTGGAATAGTTCTTCAGTTAATAATCATACCTACCATTTTATTTGGATTAAAAGGAATTATAAAAAAGGAATGGTCAGCTGGATCGCTTTATAAGTAAAGATTATTTGTGAACACTTCTGATAATGTTTATCAGAAGTGTTTGTATTTTCTAAAAATTGATATTAGAGGATTATATGGTATAATGCAGTAAGATAATACAATTTATTATAAATAGGAGATGTTTTTGTTATGAGATATAAAGCGGTTATTTCAGACTTAGATGGAACATTATTAAACAGCAATCATAGAATAAGCAATTATACAAAAGGCGTTATACAAAAGGTTGTTGAAAAGGGAATAAAATTTTTTATTGCAACAGGAAGGCACCATATGGATGCAGCACATATTAAAAAGCAATTAGAATTAGATACAACGTTGATTTCATCTAATGGATCAAGAGTTCATCATGGAGAAGAAGAAATTTTTGCATATGATTTAGAGGAAGAAATAGTAAAAGAGCTTTTAAGAATGGATATAGATGAAGACATTTATAAAAATATATATCAGGGAGACCAATGGTTTGCAGAAAGGGAAATGAATTGGATAAAGCAATTTAACAATGAATCAGGCTTTTTTTATAAGCTGGTAGATTTTAAAAGCTTAAAGAATTATAATGCAGCAAAAATATTTTTCATATGTGAGCAACATGAAAAATTGATAAAGGTGAAAGAAAAAATAGAAAAAAATTATGAGGGACAATTAAATATTGCCTTTTCTCTTCCTCAATGCTTGGAAATTATGCCGCAAGGTGTTTCAAAGGGGCATGCACTCAAAAATGTTTTAAAGAAATATGATATTCAGCTAGAAGAAGTAGTTGCATTTGGAGATGGTTTGAATGATTTAGAAATGCTTACAGCAGCAGGAAAAGGTCTTGTGATGGGAAATGCACATGATAAGTTGAAAGAAGTATTACCAGATCATGAAATTATTGGGACAAATGATGAAGATGCTGTGGCGAATTATTTAGAAAAATTATTCTTGTAAGAAAATAATGAAAAATTATTGACAACGATATAAATGTTTGGTAAAATACGACTCAATACATCAAAAACAATCTTATACCTCGTCCTTGAATAATGCTATCATGGGCGAGTTTTTGTTTTTATGAATACCATTTAAACAATTGGAATAGAGCGAGGAGGGATTTGTATGGCAAGGCAAATAAAGATTTTTGATACAACCTTAAGAGATGGAGAACAATCACCAGGATGTAGTATGAACCTTCAAGAAAAAATTCAAATGGCAAGGCAGTTGGAACTTTTAAAAGTAGATGTGAT includes:
- a CDS encoding sensor histidine kinase → MDTNLNNDIKDEERFIKEKAKKQQNKFRTSAFVTVLMILIFAVVSVGSYAPVKEIVFNTEGNTKAYIQSNNFIYTLANLTRYLKKSKLEGKDWYNYRYEELKSIKYYISNKDKAISISNMSDVTENEVQEQINKSQFYMHVKIDENGNPKIESSLGEKFNKSAFIDGLNLRHVKKMEYANLDILYIVPKNLDNYNDIFIYNIKDFSIMSYCILILAIGALSIIILSIIAFSIPYDIQREIPICRFFNKMFLEFKGLFWLGFICCVCIGGIYYFDNSLEGWSKFIDIIYSTNVYFYLILIPITFVLYLLIYLSIVYIKYIYHTGFKKGFIENSILGKICIYIFRKIKKTFQEIIKIDVTKDIHKKLIIILGINLIALWIIALFGPFGIVLGGIYTLFLFKYLLKLILKVKALNDASKKLSEGDFNIAFEENMGIFSPICENLNNIKDGFKVAIDKEIKSQQMKTELISNVSHDLKTPLTSIITYIDLLKKEEIKDETQKEYINILDRKSKRLKALIEDLFEASKASSGNIDLNLEKLDVVALFRQTLGEMEEKINQSTLQMKMKLPENKVICELDGRRTYRVFENIMSNILKYAMPHSRVYIDALEDEKEISFIFKNISAYEMNFDADEITERFTRGDKSRNTEGSGLGLAIAKSLMELQNGNLSITIDGDLFKLIVTFQKSENI
- a CDS encoding putative polysaccharide biosynthesis protein; translated protein: MKNKSFLNGAFILAAAGIISKFIGFFFKVPITRLIGAEGLGLYNYPYNLYSAMLAISITGLPVAISKLVSERIALKQYRAVHKVFKVALILMSFVGISTSAVLFVGSKIIVNKFWPPGAYYPLMGLVFAPIFVASMSVFRGYFQGMQLMMPTAISQIFESFGRLIVGLGLAYFLVNKGIPYAAGGASFGATAGAILGLIVLIISYLKIHSKLNKNIQKYKVIEKEESSIFIITKILSISVPISIGAVASSMMSLIDSLMINSRLLIAGFSVKEASVLYGQLGAANTLINFPLTVSIAIAASIVPVISEAKVHENYYEIRQKLEEGIKMGFYIGLPATMGLFILADPILAFIFPTINGGGKLLQLLAVALVFITLNQILTGALQGFGKVMIPVKNLFLGSVVKVIVSYFLTIQPAYNIKGAAIGTITGYIIALLLNYKDIKKYTKIKLKVNDIFIKPIVSVIGMSLAVFYTFNYWSGVLNSNNIATLISILAGAIVYGTILLCVGGIKIKDVLMIFNRK
- the adhE gene encoding bifunctional acetaldehyde-CoA/alcohol dehydrogenase translates to MLVTTTKELMKKLKEIKEAQRKFANYSQEQVDEIFRQAAMAANNARIKLAKMAVEETGMGIVEDKVIKNHFASEYIYNKYKEEKTCGVIERDHAFGITKVAEPIGVVAAIVPTTNPTSTAIFKALIALKTRNGIIFSPHPRAKKSTIAAAKIVLEAAVNAGAPKGIIGWIDEPSVELSQCVMKEADMILATGGPGMVKAAYSSGKPAIGVGAGNTPAIIDETAHIKMAVNSILLSKSFDNGVICASEQSVLVMEEVYEKVKKEFIERGAYLLKEDEIDKVRKVILINGSLNAKIVGQPAYQIAKMAGIKVPEATKVLIGEVESVELEEPFSHEKLSPVLAMYKVKSFDEALEKAARLVELGGFGHTSVLYTDQVQSQDRIERFGAAMKTGRTIINMPSSQGAIGDIYNFKLAPSLTLGCGSWGGNSVSENVGVKHLLNIKNVAERRENMLWFRVPEKIYFKYGCLGVALKELKDMGKKKAFIVTDKVLYDLGFVDEITRALDEIKIDYKVFSDVQPDPTLATAKKGAEEMKSFKPDTIIALGGGSPMDAAKIMWVMYEHPKVRFEDLAMRFMDIRKRVYRFPKMGEKAMMVAIPTSAGTGSEVTPFAVITDEKTGVKYPLADYELTPDMAIVDAELMMNMPKGLTAASGIDALTHALEAYVSVLASEYTNGLALEAIRLIFKYLPQAYEEGSKNIKAREKMAHASAMAGMAFANAFLGVCHSMAHKLGAMHHIAHGVANGLLISEVIRFNAVDNPRKQAAFPQYKYPNAKWRYARIADYLNLGGNTDEEKVALLIKAIDELKSKVNLPKTISEAGVSKHKFYATLDEMSEQAFDDQCTGANPRYPLISEIKQMYINVFEGSKKEDKK